Proteins from a genomic interval of Youhaiella tibetensis:
- a CDS encoding EAL domain-containing protein, with product MRQFITLAMSLVFLVAGLLPAAAFDVISVPEDVNAVNLTEAIDIVPGNNGRVQLSTAPGEDGIIRRIEVLASEPGTNPNWALFALRNDSDVQIDRLLVAPFFRLPGSGVFNPDLGSDRVHVLTPSAGIRPVRLADPESDVFEITLDPGATVTFVAELASDQLPELYLWKPDAYRDYVNSFTLFRGVVLGIASLAAVFLTVMFVVRGRGVFPATAAFAWAVLAYLLIDFGVMGRLLGVGNGSMQPFRAAAEAGIATTLAGFLFIYLNLHRWHLRFIHLALALAAVFLALFGFAFFQPEIAVTVARLVLVLLGISGFFLILLLALRGYDRAVLLVPTWIIYIAWLFYGWLVVSGQVSNDVAQPAVAGGLVLIVMLLGFTAVQHAFSDGQVSIGTLSEVERRALALTGSGDFVFDWNIERDRVSVSDELNTRLGERRGALRGAIKRWLDRVHPEDRDRFRTAFDTLVELRRGKVSADMRLATHDGTYRTFRMRVKPVLGGDGQVNRIVGTLQDVTEDRASRMRLLHDSVHDSLTGLPNKQLFLDRLDRALIRARTPGGVKPAVFLIDIDRFMDLEERVGHSAADSVLLAIARRISRVMRPLDTVARINGDQFAVILASEQAASRIAETAEQIRKALKAPFNFGDRDLTLTASIGVTIYDSNPATAADVLRDAELAMYYAKRLGGDRIEAYRASARSITAYNRASEEDLDRGLKAGELQVQYQPIMDINSGQISGAEALMRWNHPSRGVVNPEEFIPLAERSGLIERLGRLAFEQAANQTREWLKALPGLGEDFFVSINLSPSQLASESLLNDIRGLASGNKDLISHLKLEVTEGQVMTNPEHSAYMLSTLRSLGLGLALDDFGTGHSSLSYLHRFPFDTIKIAAPFVQIGEDGGMAHTQVPIIRSIVALAADLDLMVIAEGVETLDEVERLRSLNCRYAQGFAFGAAMPGPELFKKLQAQVAR from the coding sequence ATGCGTCAGTTCATCACCCTCGCGATGTCGCTCGTGTTTCTCGTGGCTGGCCTGCTTCCTGCCGCCGCGTTCGACGTGATTTCCGTTCCCGAAGACGTCAATGCCGTCAACCTGACCGAGGCCATCGACATCGTGCCCGGCAATAACGGGCGGGTGCAGCTTTCGACCGCTCCCGGTGAAGACGGCATCATCCGTCGCATCGAGGTGCTGGCGTCCGAACCCGGGACGAATCCCAACTGGGCCCTTTTCGCGCTGCGCAATGATTCCGACGTGCAGATCGATCGCCTGCTGGTGGCGCCGTTCTTCCGGCTGCCCGGCTCGGGCGTCTTCAACCCCGATCTCGGCTCGGATCGCGTCCACGTACTGACCCCGAGCGCCGGCATCCGCCCCGTTCGCCTGGCCGACCCGGAATCGGACGTCTTCGAGATCACCCTCGATCCGGGCGCCACGGTGACCTTCGTGGCCGAACTGGCCTCCGACCAGCTTCCCGAGCTCTATCTCTGGAAGCCCGACGCCTATCGCGACTACGTCAATTCCTTCACGCTTTTCCGTGGCGTGGTGCTCGGCATCGCCAGCCTGGCCGCGGTGTTCCTCACCGTCATGTTCGTGGTGCGGGGCAGAGGCGTATTCCCGGCGACGGCCGCCTTCGCCTGGGCGGTGCTGGCCTATCTCCTCATCGATTTCGGTGTTATGGGACGCCTGCTCGGCGTCGGCAACGGCTCGATGCAACCGTTCAGGGCGGCCGCGGAGGCGGGCATCGCGACGACGCTGGCCGGCTTCCTCTTCATCTATCTCAACCTGCACCGCTGGCATCTGCGCTTCATCCATCTCGCGCTGGCTCTGGCCGCAGTGTTCCTGGCCCTATTCGGCTTCGCCTTCTTCCAGCCCGAGATCGCCGTGACGGTGGCGCGGCTGGTGCTGGTGCTGCTGGGGATCTCCGGCTTCTTCCTCATTCTCCTCCTGGCGCTGCGCGGCTACGACCGCGCCGTGCTGCTGGTGCCGACCTGGATCATCTACATCGCCTGGCTGTTCTATGGCTGGCTGGTGGTCTCGGGCCAGGTATCCAACGACGTGGCCCAGCCGGCCGTGGCCGGCGGCCTTGTACTTATCGTCATGCTGCTGGGCTTCACCGCCGTCCAGCATGCCTTCTCGGACGGGCAGGTTTCCATCGGCACCCTCTCGGAAGTCGAGCGCCGCGCCCTCGCCCTCACCGGCAGCGGCGATTTCGTCTTCGACTGGAATATCGAGCGGGATCGCGTGTCGGTATCCGATGAGCTCAACACGCGCCTGGGCGAACGCCGTGGCGCGCTGCGCGGCGCCATCAAGCGTTGGCTCGACCGCGTGCACCCCGAGGATCGCGATCGCTTCCGGACGGCCTTCGACACCCTGGTCGAGTTGCGGCGCGGCAAGGTTTCCGCCGACATGCGCCTGGCGACCCACGACGGCACCTATCGCACCTTCCGCATGCGCGTGAAGCCGGTGCTGGGCGGCGACGGCCAGGTCAACCGCATCGTCGGCACCCTGCAGGACGTGACCGAAGACCGCGCATCGCGCATGCGCCTGCTCCACGACTCGGTCCATGACAGCCTGACGGGCCTGCCCAACAAGCAACTGTTCCTCGATCGGCTCGACCGCGCCCTCATCCGCGCCCGCACCCCGGGCGGGGTGAAGCCGGCCGTGTTCCTCATCGATATCGACCGCTTCATGGACCTCGAGGAGCGCGTGGGCCACTCGGCCGCCGACTCGGTCCTGCTCGCCATCGCCCGCCGCATCTCACGCGTCATGCGCCCGCTCGATACGGTCGCGCGCATCAACGGCGACCAGTTCGCCGTGATCCTCGCCTCCGAGCAGGCCGCCAGCCGCATCGCCGAGACTGCCGAGCAGATCCGCAAGGCCCTCAAGGCTCCGTTCAACTTCGGCGACCGCGACCTGACGCTCACCGCCTCCATCGGCGTCACCATCTACGACAGCAACCCGGCCACCGCCGCCGACGTGCTGCGCGATGCCGAACTGGCGATGTATTACGCCAAACGCCTTGGTGGCGACCGCATCGAGGCCTACCGCGCCTCGGCCCGCTCCATCACCGCTTATAACCGCGCCAGCGAGGAAGATCTCGACCGCGGCCTCAAGGCCGGGGAACTGCAAGTCCAGTACCAGCCGATCATGGATATCAATTCCGGCCAGATATCGGGCGCCGAGGCGCTGATGCGCTGGAACCATCCGAGCCGCGGCGTGGTGAACCCGGAAGAGTTCATACCGCTCGCCGAACGTTCCGGACTCATCGAACGCCTCGGCCGCCTCGCTTTCGAGCAGGCCGCCAACCAGACGCGCGAATGGCTCAAGGCCCTGCCGGGCCTAGGCGAGGATTTCTTCGTTTCGATCAATCTCTCGCCCAGCCAACTCGCCTCCGAATCGCTGCTCAACGACATCCGCGGCCTCGCCAGCGGCAACAAGGACCTGATCTCGCACCTCAAGCTCGAGGTGACCGAGGGGCAGGTGATGACCAATCCCGAGCACTCGGCCTATATGCTCTCGACCTTGCGCAGCCTCGGGCTTGGCCTGGCGCTCGATGACTTCGGCACGGGGCACTCCTCGCTGAGCTACCTCCACCGCTTCCCCTTCGACACCATCAAGATCGCCGCGCCTTTCGTGCAGATCGGCGAGGATGGTGGCATGGCTCACACCCAAGTGCCGATCATCCGCTCGATCGTGGCGCTCGCCGCCGATCTCGACCTGATGGTGATTGCCGAGGGCGTGGAGACGCTGGACGAGGTCGAGCGCCTGCGCTCGCTCAACTGTCGCTACGCCCAGGGCTTCGCCTTCGGCGCCGCCATGCCGGGGCCGGAACTGTTCAAGAAGCTGCAGGCTCAGGTAGCGCGGTAG
- a CDS encoding YqgE/AlgH family protein, with the protein MISLKGQFLVAMPDMTDERFRESLIYLVGHGDEGAMGLVVNKSVDDMSFGDILEELSLGEHDDIIRLPDQVKNREVLRGGPVEKGRGFVLHSSDYFRDGNSYEVSEEIYLTATLDVLRSLAFDNEPAEAIFALGYCGWGAGQLEGELGRNGWLTVPYSRDLLFDVPLEKRYDAALRKLGITRASLSTMAGNA; encoded by the coding sequence ATGATTTCGCTCAAGGGCCAGTTTCTTGTCGCCATGCCGGACATGACGGACGAACGTTTTCGCGAGAGCCTGATCTACCTGGTCGGCCATGGCGACGAAGGCGCTATGGGACTGGTGGTCAACAAGAGCGTCGACGACATGAGCTTCGGCGACATTCTCGAAGAACTGAGCCTGGGCGAACACGATGACATCATCCGCCTGCCCGACCAGGTCAAGAACCGGGAAGTCCTGCGCGGCGGGCCGGTCGAGAAGGGCCGCGGCTTCGTGCTTCATTCGAGCGACTACTTCCGCGACGGCAATTCCTACGAGGTGAGCGAGGAAATCTACCTCACCGCAACGCTGGACGTGTTGCGCTCGCTCGCCTTCGACAACGAGCCGGCAGAGGCGATTTTCGCGCTCGGCTATTGCGGTTGGGGCGCCGGACAGCTCGAGGGCGAACTCGGGCGCAACGGCTGGCTCACGGTGCCTTATTCACGCGACCTGCTGTTCGATGTCCCGCTGGAAAAGCGGTACGATGCAGCACTCAGGAAACTGGGGATTACGCGGGCAAGCCTGAGCACGATGGCGGGGAATGCCTAA
- a CDS encoding protein-disulfide reductase DsbD domain-containing protein: MRSLVLVFATLSTVPVLAAESAWQELVPGVRARLVTSDVLDADGTTLAGIQIDMPQNYKTYWKTPGQTGIPTEIDLAGSQGVEGYQILWPYPTVDNAAGYLDYVYFGPTVLPLELKIASDAPSVVVSAVMGICSDICMPAKASFAMPLQFAKADAGEGLRLRQALANTPMPWQQNPEAIGDVVFDQATGALKVKVEDARVDSQSLIASFGDAGLLFGVPQKSPEPGIVLLPSLGTDKIEGLEGQPVQLTFMTDMGPFEVSRRVLPMAASSR, translated from the coding sequence ATGCGTTCGCTTGTCCTCGTTTTCGCGACACTTTCGACTGTACCGGTCCTGGCGGCCGAAAGCGCCTGGCAGGAGCTCGTTCCTGGCGTGCGCGCGCGTCTCGTCACCAGTGACGTGCTCGATGCCGACGGCACCACGCTCGCCGGCATCCAGATCGACATGCCACAGAACTACAAGACCTATTGGAAGACGCCGGGGCAGACCGGCATCCCCACCGAGATCGACCTGGCGGGTTCGCAGGGCGTTGAGGGCTACCAGATCCTCTGGCCATATCCCACGGTCGACAACGCCGCCGGCTATCTCGACTACGTCTACTTTGGCCCGACCGTCCTGCCGCTGGAACTCAAGATCGCCAGCGACGCTCCTTCCGTGGTGGTGTCGGCCGTGATGGGGATCTGCTCGGACATCTGCATGCCCGCCAAGGCCAGCTTCGCCATGCCGCTGCAATTCGCCAAGGCCGATGCCGGCGAGGGTTTGCGGCTGCGTCAAGCGCTGGCCAACACGCCCATGCCCTGGCAGCAGAATCCGGAGGCAATCGGCGACGTGGTCTTCGACCAGGCGACCGGCGCCCTCAAGGTCAAGGTCGAAGATGCCCGCGTTGATTCCCAATCGCTTATCGCCTCTTTCGGCGATGCCGGCCTGCTTTTCGGGGTGCCGCAAAAAAGCCCGGAACCCGGCATAGTGCTCCTTCCGTCCTTGGGGACGGACAAGATTGAGGGCCTGGAGGGGCAGCCCGTTCAGCTCACGTTCATGACCGACATGGGACCGTTCGAAGTCTCCCGTCGAGTGTTGCCTATGGCCGCCTCGTCGCGGTAA
- a CDS encoding peroxiredoxin family protein, whose amino-acid sequence MIKSGDTIPSVPVKLVDGSGISDTTSDSVLGQGRVVFFSVPGAFTPTCHVNHLPGFIANADKMRAAGVDRIVCAAANDHHVVKAWAEASDALGKIDFIADGNAAQAKAFGLDKDFSGAGMGTRFTRAAMLITDGVVDAVFIEDAPGVSATGAPAILMALEARKK is encoded by the coding sequence ATGATCAAGAGCGGCGACACGATTCCGTCTGTGCCGGTGAAGCTGGTTGACGGCTCCGGCATAAGCGACACCACCAGCGACAGCGTTCTCGGCCAGGGGCGCGTCGTGTTCTTCTCGGTGCCCGGCGCCTTCACCCCCACCTGCCACGTCAATCATTTACCTGGCTTTATCGCTAATGCCGATAAAATGCGCGCTGCCGGCGTGGACAGGATCGTCTGCGCCGCCGCCAATGACCATCACGTGGTCAAGGCATGGGCCGAAGCGAGCGATGCGCTCGGTAAGATCGATTTTATCGCCGATGGCAATGCCGCCCAGGCCAAAGCCTTCGGACTGGACAAGGACTTCTCGGGCGCCGGCATGGGCACGCGCTTCACGCGTGCGGCCATGCTGATCACCGATGGCGTCGTTGATGCCGTATTTATCGAGGATGCACCTGGCGTTTCCGCCACCGGCGCACCCGCAATCCTGATGGCGCTTGAAGCGCGCAAGAAGTAA
- the gcvT gene encoding glycine cleavage system aminomethyltransferase GcvT has protein sequence MADTSPQDLKTVPLNDVHVALGGRMVPFGGYSLPVQYPTGIITEHKWTREHAGLFDVSHMGPSFLLLNEKSGDPDADHAAIAALVEPLICGDIKGLKPGQIRYTLLLNETGGALDDLMIARPADPAWAGSLYIVVNAGTKDADFARIAAASAGKATLNRADNCALLALQGPDAVAVLSSIIPEVAELGFMTYRSFPWNGTVLVIARSGYTGEDGFEILVEPEHAKAFWDALALDGRVKPIGLGARDSLRLEAGLPLYGHDLDETISPTEAGLNFAVSKRRREAADFPGAARILKEYGGELSRVRVGLLVDGAPAREGAEILDASGAVIGKVTSGGFSPSLSRAIALGFVPPDHAAVGTKLSVSVRGRSQSAEVAALPFVPHRYYRKPV, from the coding sequence TTGGCCGACACCTCGCCTCAAGACCTCAAGACCGTTCCCCTCAACGACGTGCATGTCGCGCTCGGCGGCCGCATGGTGCCCTTCGGCGGCTATTCGCTGCCGGTGCAATACCCGACCGGCATCATCACCGAGCACAAGTGGACGCGCGAGCATGCCGGGCTCTTCGACGTCTCCCACATGGGGCCGTCCTTCCTGCTGCTCAACGAGAAATCGGGCGACCCCGATGCCGATCACGCCGCCATCGCCGCGCTGGTCGAGCCGCTGATCTGCGGCGACATCAAGGGCCTCAAGCCCGGTCAGATCCGCTACACGCTGCTCCTCAACGAGACCGGCGGCGCCCTCGACGATCTGATGATTGCCCGCCCCGCCGATCCGGCCTGGGCCGGTTCGCTCTATATCGTGGTCAATGCTGGTACCAAGGACGCCGATTTCGCCCGCATCGCCGCCGCCTCTGCCGGCAAGGCGACGCTCAACCGCGCCGACAACTGCGCGCTCCTCGCCCTGCAGGGGCCAGACGCGGTCGCGGTGCTCTCAAGCATTATTCCCGAAGTTGCCGAACTGGGCTTCATGACCTACCGCTCCTTCCCCTGGAACGGCACCGTGCTGGTCATCGCCCGCTCGGGATACACCGGCGAGGATGGCTTCGAGATCCTGGTGGAGCCCGAACACGCCAAGGCTTTCTGGGACGCGCTCGCCCTGGACGGACGAGTGAAGCCCATTGGCCTGGGCGCTCGCGACAGCCTGCGCCTCGAAGCCGGCCTGCCGCTCTATGGCCACGACCTCGATGAAACCATTTCGCCCACCGAGGCCGGCCTCAACTTCGCCGTCTCCAAGCGTCGCCGCGAAGCTGCCGATTTCCCCGGCGCCGCGCGCATCCTCAAGGAATATGGCGGCGAACTCTCCCGTGTCCGCGTCGGCCTGCTGGTCGATGGCGCGCCGGCCCGCGAGGGCGCCGAAATCCTCGATGCCTCGGGTGCCGTCATCGGCAAGGTCACGAGCGGCGGCTTCTCGCCGTCCCTGAGCCGCGCCATCGCGCTCGGGTTCGTGCCGCCCGACCATGCCGCGGTCGGCACCAAGCTTTCCGTTTCCGTGCGCGGCCGCAGCCAGTCCGCTGAAGTCGCCGCGCTCCCCTTCGTTCCCCACCGTTACTACCGCAAGCCGGTTTGA
- the gcvH gene encoding glycine cleavage system protein GcvH: protein MTIKFTQDHEYIRIEGQTGIVGITAYAQEQLGDIVFVELPAIGKTVKKGDETAVVESVKAASEIYAPVGGTIEAVNEALGAEPAMVNQDPLGTGWMYQIHIGDPSELDGLMDEAAYADFIK from the coding sequence ATGACCATCAAGTTCACCCAGGACCACGAATACATCCGCATTGAAGGCCAGACCGGCATCGTCGGCATCACCGCCTATGCGCAGGAGCAGCTCGGCGACATCGTTTTCGTCGAGCTCCCCGCCATCGGCAAGACGGTCAAGAAGGGCGACGAGACCGCCGTCGTGGAATCGGTCAAGGCCGCTTCGGAAATCTACGCCCCCGTGGGCGGCACCATCGAGGCGGTCAACGAGGCGCTCGGCGCCGAGCCGGCCATGGTCAACCAGGACCCGCTTGGCACCGGCTGGATGTATCAGATCCACATCGGGGATCCCTCCGAACTCGACGGCCTGATGGACGAAGCCGCCTACGCTGATTTTATCAAATAG
- the gcvPA gene encoding aminomethyl-transferring glycine dehydrogenase subunit GcvPA, giving the protein MRYLPHSDAERAEMLATIGIASEDALFSAVPRAAYNTGAIDLPAHSPEFLVEAHMRALSGKNRAAGDGPFFVGAGAYRHHVPATVDHLIQRSEWLTAYTPYQPEISQGTLQMLFEFQTQVAKLTGMDVANASLYDGSTGTAEAVLMARRLTRKKKLVLSGGLHPHYRDVVKAYLKNDPDLVCLPASPQGQGDILDHIDDQTAAIVIQTPDFYGHLRDLQKAADMAHAKGALLIVVVTEVVSLGLLEAPGTFGADIVVAEGQSIGNALNFGGPYVGLMATRKEFVRQMPGRLCGETVDAEGKRGFVLTLSTREQHIRREKATSNICTNSGLCALAFTIHMSLLGEAGLTRLARLNHARAIALADALAKVPGVEVLNQTFFNEFTIRVGKPAAGVIEALAQRNVLAGVPVSRLEPGKPELENLIVLAATELTTDADIAALANGLKEVLA; this is encoded by the coding sequence ATGCGATACCTCCCCCATTCCGATGCCGAGCGCGCAGAAATGCTCGCCACCATCGGCATCGCCTCGGAAGACGCGCTGTTCAGCGCCGTCCCGCGGGCGGCCTACAATACCGGCGCCATCGACCTGCCGGCCCATTCCCCCGAATTCCTGGTCGAAGCCCACATGCGCGCCCTTTCGGGCAAGAACCGCGCGGCCGGCGACGGCCCGTTCTTCGTCGGGGCAGGGGCCTATCGCCACCACGTGCCGGCGACCGTCGATCACCTGATCCAGCGCTCCGAGTGGCTCACGGCCTATACGCCCTACCAGCCGGAAATCTCGCAGGGCACGCTCCAGATGCTCTTCGAGTTCCAGACCCAGGTGGCCAAGCTCACCGGCATGGACGTGGCCAACGCTTCGCTCTACGACGGCTCGACCGGCACCGCCGAGGCCGTGCTCATGGCCCGTCGCCTGACCCGCAAGAAGAAGCTCGTGCTCTCGGGCGGCCTCCATCCGCACTACCGCGACGTGGTCAAGGCCTACCTCAAGAACGATCCCGATCTCGTCTGCCTGCCGGCCTCCCCGCAGGGCCAGGGCGATATCCTCGATCACATCGACGACCAGACCGCCGCCATCGTCATCCAGACCCCGGACTTCTACGGCCACCTACGCGACCTGCAGAAGGCCGCCGACATGGCGCACGCCAAGGGCGCGCTGCTCATCGTCGTGGTGACGGAAGTCGTCTCCCTGGGGCTCCTTGAGGCTCCCGGCACGTTCGGCGCCGACATCGTGGTGGCCGAGGGTCAGTCGATCGGCAACGCCCTCAATTTCGGCGGCCCCTATGTTGGCCTGATGGCCACCCGCAAGGAATTCGTCCGGCAGATGCCGGGGCGCCTCTGCGGCGAGACCGTCGACGCCGAAGGCAAGCGCGGTTTCGTGCTCACCCTCTCGACACGCGAGCAGCACATCCGCCGCGAGAAGGCGACCTCCAACATCTGCACGAATTCCGGCCTTTGCGCCCTGGCGTTCACCATCCACATGTCACTGCTTGGCGAAGCCGGCCTCACGCGCCTCGCCCGCCTCAACCACGCCCGCGCCATCGCCCTCGCCGATGCACTGGCCAAGGTTCCGGGCGTGGAAGTGCTCAACCAGACGTTCTTCAACGAGTTCACCATTCGCGTGGGCAAGCCCGCCGCCGGCGTCATCGAAGCCCTGGCGCAGCGCAATGTCCTTGCGGGCGTGCCGGTGTCGCGTCTCGAGCCCGGAAAGCCCGAACTCGAAAACCTCATCGTCCTCGCCGCCACCGAACTCACCACCGATGCCGACATCGCCGCGCTAGCGAACGGCCTCAAGGAGGTGCTCGCATGA
- the gcvPB gene encoding aminomethyl-transferring glycine dehydrogenase subunit GcvPB, which translates to MSMNTQGRPTGIGTLSHAGSGSALIPDEPLLFEIGDTHHSGVDLPDVEIDESRLGGFRRKSALDLAGLTEPEAMRHYVRLSRMNYSIDSGMYPLGSCTMKHNPRLNEKMARLPGFSDVHPLQPVSTVQGALELMSQLSHWLMTLTNTSAVALTPKAGAHGELCGMMAIHAAQEARGQGHRNVVLVPESAHGTNPATAAFLGYTVKPVPAREDGTVDVEAVKAALGPDVAAIMLTNPNTCGLFEPQIIEIARAVHDAGAFFYCDGANFNAIMGVVRPGDLGIDAMHINLHKTFSTPHGGGGPGAGPVVLSEALAPFAPVPFVRKAAAGGLEMVEHSEGEALGRITAFHGQMGMYVRALTYMLSHGGDGLARAARDAVLNANYIKARLEDAFSVSFPDYPSMHEVLFDDSSLEGTGVSTLDFAKALIDEGYHPMTMYFPLVVHGAMLIEPTESESKQTLDAFCDTMLALAADAKAGDKDRFTGAPTRAPRRRLDETRAARSPKLRWQPEEAPPAAAAE; encoded by the coding sequence ATGAGCATGAACACCCAGGGCCGCCCCACCGGCATCGGCACTCTGTCCCACGCGGGCTCCGGCTCCGCCCTCATCCCCGATGAACCGCTGCTCTTCGAGATCGGCGATACGCACCATTCAGGCGTCGACCTTCCGGACGTCGAGATCGATGAGAGCCGCCTTGGCGGCTTCAGGCGCAAGTCGGCGCTCGACCTCGCCGGGCTTACCGAGCCCGAGGCCATGCGCCACTACGTGCGCCTCTCGCGCATGAACTACTCGATCGATTCGGGCATGTATCCGCTCGGCTCGTGCACCATGAAGCACAATCCGCGCCTCAACGAGAAGATGGCCCGTCTGCCGGGTTTCTCGGACGTGCACCCGCTCCAGCCGGTTTCGACCGTACAGGGCGCGCTCGAGCTGATGAGCCAGCTCAGCCATTGGCTGATGACGCTCACCAACACCTCGGCCGTGGCGCTGACGCCCAAGGCCGGCGCCCATGGCGAGCTCTGCGGCATGATGGCCATCCACGCCGCGCAGGAAGCGCGCGGGCAGGGGCATCGCAATGTGGTGCTGGTTCCCGAAAGTGCCCACGGCACCAATCCGGCCACGGCTGCCTTCCTCGGCTATACCGTCAAGCCCGTGCCCGCCCGCGAGGACGGCACGGTGGATGTCGAGGCGGTCAAGGCCGCGCTCGGCCCCGATGTGGCGGCGATCATGCTGACCAACCCCAATACCTGCGGGCTCTTCGAGCCTCAGATCATCGAGATCGCCAGGGCGGTCCACGATGCGGGGGCATTCTTCTACTGCGACGGCGCCAATTTCAACGCCATCATGGGCGTGGTGCGCCCGGGCGACCTCGGCATCGACGCCATGCACATTAACCTGCACAAGACGTTCTCGACCCCACACGGCGGTGGCGGGCCGGGGGCGGGCCCGGTGGTTCTCTCCGAAGCGCTCGCCCCTTTCGCCCCCGTTCCTTTCGTGCGCAAGGCGGCTGCTGGCGGCCTTGAAATGGTGGAGCACAGCGAAGGCGAGGCCCTGGGCCGCATCACCGCCTTCCACGGTCAGATGGGCATGTATGTGCGCGCTCTGACCTACATGCTCAGCCACGGTGGCGATGGCCTCGCCCGCGCCGCTCGCGACGCCGTGCTCAACGCCAACTACATCAAGGCCCGGCTCGAAGATGCCTTCTCGGTGTCGTTCCCGGACTACCCGTCCATGCACGAAGTGCTGTTCGACGACTCTTCGCTGGAGGGTACCGGCGTCTCCACCCTCGATTTCGCCAAGGCGCTGATCGATGAGGGCTACCACCCGATGACCATGTACTTCCCGCTGGTCGTCCACGGCGCCATGCTGATCGAGCCCACCGAAAGCGAGAGCAAGCAGACGCTCGACGCCTTCTGCGACACGATGCTGGCCCTGGCTGCCGACGCCAAAGCCGGCGACAAGGACCGCTTCACCGGCGCCCCCACCCGGGCCCCCCGCCGCAGGCTGGACGAAACCCGCGCCGCCCGCAGCCCCAAGCTGCGCTGGCAGCCTGAAGAGGCACCGCCGGCAGCCGCAGCCGAGTAA
- a CDS encoding GFA family protein — translation MESFTGGCLCGSVRFKASGQPDRVGLCHCLDCRKHHGALFNAYAIFPQDAVAIEGEVGAYDGRHFCRRCGSAVFSISGDEIEIHLGSLDTPDQLTPTYELWTIRRESWLPEFAHMTLYERDEPNASRAEE, via the coding sequence ATGGAAAGTTTCACCGGCGGCTGCCTCTGCGGCAGCGTGCGATTCAAGGCTTCCGGCCAACCGGATCGGGTTGGGCTTTGTCACTGCCTTGATTGCCGCAAGCACCATGGGGCGCTCTTTAATGCCTATGCCATCTTTCCACAGGACGCGGTGGCCATCGAGGGAGAGGTCGGGGCCTATGACGGGCGGCATTTCTGCCGCCGGTGTGGATCGGCAGTCTTTTCGATCAGCGGGGATGAAATCGAGATCCATCTCGGCTCGCTCGATACGCCCGATCAACTAACCCCAACCTACGAGCTCTGGACCATTCGCCGCGAGTCTTGGCTGCCGGAGTTCGCGCATATGACGCTTTACGAGCGAGATGAGCCGAACGCGAGTCGTGCCGAGGAGTAG
- a CDS encoding ATP F0F1 synthase subunit B (Produces ATP from ADP in the presence of a proton gradient across the membrane. Subunit B is part of the membrane proton channel.) — protein MLNFGLDYTTAATVWATIGLVIFLAIAIYAGLPKMITSMLDERIKKIEDDLAEAKRLREEAQALLADYEKKRVEAEQEAASIVTAAQEEAKRLAAEANETLKDMVTRRTKAVEDKIAQAEAQALAEVRAKSADVAIEAARILLNKQVGEKGPALIDQAIKDVGARLN, from the coding sequence ATGCTCAACTTCGGACTGGATTACACCACCGCCGCGACCGTCTGGGCCACCATCGGCCTGGTGATCTTCCTGGCCATCGCGATCTATGCGGGCCTGCCCAAGATGATCACGAGCATGCTCGATGAGCGGATCAAGAAGATCGAGGACGACCTTGCCGAGGCCAAGCGCCTGCGCGAGGAAGCCCAGGCTCTTCTCGCCGATTACGAAAAGAAGCGCGTGGAAGCCGAACAGGAAGCCGCAAGCATCGTGACGGCCGCCCAGGAAGAGGCCAAGCGCCTCGCTGCCGAGGCCAACGAGACGCTCAAGGACATGGTGACCCGCCGCACCAAGGCCGTCGAAGACAAGATAGCCCAGGCCGAGGCCCAGGCACTTGCCGAAGTCCGCGCCAAGTCGGCCGATGTCGCCATCGAAGCGGCCCGCATACTGCTCAACAAGCAGGTCGGCGAAAAGGGCCCTGCCCTGATCGACCAGGCCATCAAGGATGTCGGTGCACGGCTGAACTAA